A single genomic interval of Brevundimonas diminuta harbors:
- the pip gene encoding prolyl aminopeptidase produces MAFPTPAEPRRVLHPEIEAYASGWMPTEGVHEIYYEESGNPHGLPVLVLHGGPGGAVNPGMRRFFDPAVYRIIMFDQRGCGQSRPHASLEDNTTWTLIDDIERLRALCGVDQWVVFGGSWGSTLSMAYAITHPEKVIALLLRGIFLLTKKELHWFYQDGASMIFPDAWERFVAPIPEAERGDLMAAYYKRLIGDDVAERERCAVAWSSWEGETVSVEGPNARPDKFAEPDFAVAFARIENWFFTNAGFFEEDGWLLKNVNRMRHIPCWIAQGRFDVVTPISGAWALHRAWPEAHLDIVGDAGHASSEPGIVDSLVRAADWAASLKA; encoded by the coding sequence ATGGCCTTCCCCACGCCCGCCGAGCCGCGTCGTGTGCTCCACCCCGAGATCGAGGCCTATGCCTCGGGTTGGATGCCGACCGAAGGCGTGCATGAAATCTATTACGAGGAATCCGGCAATCCGCACGGCTTGCCGGTCCTGGTTCTGCACGGCGGGCCTGGCGGCGCGGTCAATCCGGGCATGCGCCGCTTCTTCGATCCCGCCGTCTATCGCATCATCATGTTCGACCAGCGCGGCTGCGGTCAGTCGCGGCCCCACGCCTCGCTGGAAGACAACACGACCTGGACCCTGATCGACGACATCGAGCGGCTGCGCGCCCTGTGCGGCGTCGACCAATGGGTAGTGTTCGGCGGCTCCTGGGGTTCGACCCTGTCGATGGCCTACGCCATCACCCATCCTGAAAAAGTCATCGCGCTCTTGCTACGCGGCATCTTCCTGCTGACGAAGAAGGAGTTGCACTGGTTCTATCAGGACGGCGCCTCGATGATCTTCCCGGACGCCTGGGAGCGCTTCGTCGCCCCCATCCCCGAGGCCGAGCGCGGCGACCTGATGGCAGCCTATTACAAGCGGCTGATCGGCGATGACGTGGCCGAGCGCGAACGCTGCGCCGTCGCCTGGTCCAGCTGGGAGGGCGAAACCGTCAGCGTCGAGGGCCCCAACGCCCGGCCGGACAAGTTCGCCGAGCCCGACTTCGCCGTCGCCTTCGCCCGGATCGAGAACTGGTTCTTCACCAACGCCGGCTTCTTCGAGGAGGACGGCTGGCTGCTGAAGAATGTGAACCGGATGCGGCATATCCCGTGCTGGATCGCGCAGGGCCGGTTCGACGTGGTGACGCCGATTTCTGGCGCCTGGGCGCTGCACCGCGCCTGGCCCGAGGCCCATCTGGACATCGTCGGCGACGCCGGCCACGCATCGTCGGAACCCGGCATCGTCGACAGCCTGGTCCGCGCCGCCGATTGGGCCGCAAGCCTTAAGGCATGA
- a CDS encoding hemolysin — protein MKIIVSTLMAAGALAVSACAPVQTAEPASGSDTAFKACKVSDYQSYVGRNRSAIPTAPAGQTFRVLCTTCAATMDYRENRVNFVYDEATNIVREVKCG, from the coding sequence ATGAAGATCATCGTGAGCACCCTGATGGCCGCCGGCGCCTTGGCCGTGTCGGCCTGTGCGCCGGTCCAGACCGCCGAGCCTGCGTCGGGATCGGACACCGCCTTCAAGGCGTGCAAGGTTTCGGATTATCAGAGCTATGTGGGGCGCAACCGTTCGGCCATCCCGACCGCGCCTGCCGGCCAGACGTTCCGCGTGCTGTGCACCACCTGCGCCGCGACCATGGATTATCGCGAGAACCGGGTGAACTTCGTCTATGACGAGGCGACGAACATCGTGCGCGAAGTGAAGTGCGGCTGA
- a CDS encoding tipN, giving the protein MKSPKRPPLKLTDDEAVAPVDLSASDEMPVQEATPSLDPIPEPDFEIVQPTFEPPMSERRRRRLLEEQRQAEERALAAESGVAPVNGEATPEAPVDMAVTAGQPPAPFELSKPPAVKTVQAKPQGEPSGRHAYVIAGVASALWIGGVASWAAYEFGAGGAELDPLRIAIYALIALAPAGLAIMLAHAVRQGAGLAAETRRARQLAEALVAPTALAAQQTGEVLQSLRSDIDHATLAAERARNDMALLRVALAQETTRLNEAAENAGRTARRLTENLGRERDQMQTLGIHLDTQASGVIDAVERQSRMVADASDLAQAQLREAEAALAARAADLAAAAGEAQDAARVASDDLARQTIRLENAGSGVAEQIQSVEEGLSQQRAALVTAAYALRTDQEDFSAQVESQRAQLIEHLSATRSAAGDLDRTTQTSVESMRDLVEAATDQFRALVDMSQREADGFDSATKVALDRFEALAAEARDALMEETRRALEQMRATAEDSRAAAADAAEQARLRTDRLGESLFEAAQKADTAADARIADARRIVTETSGLVEETGERMVSRLETLVARLNSALSEIDTAVADIDERAARLPQEARSRADAVRATVEEGLASLSAASRKAAEDTEALDVGFQDRVRRNYDMLTEAVRLMGVVSGDTTPARRREPAAEIEARPEPRTERRIDRPTPPASPPAEERRFGLRSRLRLEPAETPPPSTDKGLDWSDLIDGDDDSEAPLELDTPSPSPAEAEALSDRVAAAIRRMGVDPNALLPRSRVEEAARAFSNGDPDAARQIVRRVAPAAVRSVSRRVLSDAELRADAERYVRNFAVMLNASARAGDSAAVQSSLASDSGRAFMLLDAAVGDLG; this is encoded by the coding sequence ATGAAGTCTCCCAAACGGCCGCCGCTGAAGCTGACCGACGACGAGGCCGTTGCGCCGGTCGATCTTTCGGCCTCCGATGAAATGCCGGTCCAGGAGGCGACACCGTCGCTCGACCCGATTCCCGAGCCTGATTTCGAGATCGTGCAGCCGACGTTCGAGCCGCCAATGTCCGAGCGCCGCCGCCGTCGCCTGCTGGAAGAGCAGCGGCAGGCCGAAGAACGCGCCCTTGCCGCCGAAAGCGGCGTCGCCCCTGTCAATGGGGAAGCGACGCCAGAGGCTCCTGTCGATATGGCGGTCACCGCCGGTCAGCCGCCCGCGCCGTTCGAACTGTCCAAACCGCCGGCTGTGAAAACCGTTCAAGCCAAGCCCCAGGGCGAGCCGTCCGGGCGCCACGCCTATGTGATCGCAGGCGTTGCCTCCGCCCTGTGGATCGGCGGTGTCGCCTCCTGGGCCGCTTACGAGTTCGGCGCCGGCGGGGCAGAACTGGACCCGCTGCGGATCGCCATCTACGCCCTGATCGCCCTGGCCCCTGCGGGTTTGGCCATCATGTTGGCCCATGCCGTCCGACAGGGTGCCGGTCTGGCCGCAGAGACGCGCCGCGCCCGGCAGCTGGCCGAGGCCCTCGTGGCTCCGACCGCCCTGGCCGCCCAGCAAACCGGCGAGGTGCTTCAGTCGCTGCGTTCCGACATCGATCACGCCACCCTGGCGGCGGAACGCGCCCGCAACGACATGGCCCTGCTCCGAGTGGCGTTGGCCCAAGAGACAACGCGCCTGAACGAGGCGGCCGAGAACGCCGGCCGCACCGCACGACGTCTCACCGAAAACCTCGGCCGCGAGCGCGACCAGATGCAGACCCTGGGCATCCACCTGGATACGCAGGCGTCGGGCGTCATCGACGCGGTCGAGCGGCAGTCGCGCATGGTCGCGGACGCCTCCGATCTGGCTCAGGCGCAACTGCGTGAGGCCGAGGCCGCCCTCGCCGCGCGCGCCGCCGACCTCGCCGCCGCCGCTGGTGAAGCCCAAGACGCCGCACGCGTGGCCTCCGACGATCTGGCGCGCCAGACCATTCGACTTGAGAACGCCGGTTCGGGCGTCGCCGAGCAGATCCAATCCGTCGAGGAAGGCCTCAGCCAGCAACGCGCCGCCCTGGTCACCGCCGCCTACGCCCTGCGCACCGATCAGGAGGACTTCTCCGCCCAGGTCGAAAGCCAGCGCGCCCAATTGATCGAACATCTGTCCGCCACGCGCAGCGCCGCGGGCGATCTGGATCGCACCACCCAGACCTCGGTCGAGTCCATGCGCGATCTGGTCGAGGCCGCCACCGACCAGTTCCGCGCTCTCGTCGACATGTCGCAACGCGAGGCCGACGGCTTCGATTCCGCCACCAAGGTCGCCTTGGATCGCTTCGAAGCCTTGGCGGCCGAGGCGCGCGACGCTCTGATGGAAGAGACGCGCCGCGCCCTGGAGCAGATGCGCGCCACGGCCGAGGATTCCCGCGCCGCCGCCGCCGACGCCGCCGAACAGGCCCGTCTCCGCACCGACCGACTGGGTGAATCCCTGTTTGAAGCCGCCCAGAAGGCCGACACGGCCGCCGACGCTCGCATCGCCGACGCCCGCCGCATCGTCACCGAAACGTCCGGCTTGGTCGAAGAAACCGGCGAACGGATGGTCAGCCGCCTGGAAACCCTGGTTGCACGTCTCAACAGCGCCTTGTCGGAAATCGACACCGCCGTCGCCGACATCGACGAACGCGCCGCGCGCCTGCCTCAAGAAGCCCGCTCACGGGCTGACGCCGTGCGCGCCACGGTCGAGGAAGGCCTGGCCTCCCTTTCCGCCGCTTCGCGCAAGGCGGCGGAAGACACCGAGGCCCTGGATGTCGGGTTCCAGGATCGCGTGCGCCGAAACTACGACATGCTGACCGAGGCCGTGCGTCTGATGGGCGTGGTGTCGGGCGATACGACGCCGGCGCGTCGTCGCGAGCCGGCCGCAGAGATCGAAGCCCGGCCCGAACCTCGTACGGAGCGCCGGATCGATCGCCCCACGCCTCCCGCCTCGCCGCCCGCCGAAGAGCGCCGGTTCGGCCTGCGCAGCCGCCTGCGCCTCGAGCCCGCAGAGACGCCGCCGCCGTCCACCGACAAGGGCCTGGACTGGAGCGATCTGATCGACGGCGACGACGACAGCGAGGCCCCGCTGGAGCTGGACACGCCCTCCCCTTCGCCTGCCGAGGCCGAAGCCCTGTCCGACAGGGTCGCCGCCGCCATCCGGCGCATGGGAGTCGATCCCAACGCCCTCCTGCCCCGCTCGCGCGTCGAAGAGGCCGCGCGCGCCTTCAGCAACGGCGACCCCGACGCCGCGCGTCAGATCGTGCGTCGCGTCGCCCCGGCCGCCGTCCGCAGCGTGTCTCGCCGCGTCCTCAGCGACGCCGAACTGCGCGCTGACGCCGAACGCTATGTCCGCAACTTCGCGGTCATGCTGAACGCTTCGGCTCGCGCCGGAGACAGCGCGGCGGTGCAGTCCAGCCTGGCGTCCGACAGCGGTCGCGCCTTCATGTTGCTGGATGCGGCGGTCGGCGACCTGGGCTAA
- a CDS encoding LysR family transcriptional regulator produces MSRLPDLEALAIFAKVADSQSFSGAAETLGLSKATVSKAVTRLEQQLKTTLLHRTSRRFALTDAGRTLAARAAHMLAEAEGAVSEALDMSVTPRGLVRLAAPMSFGMAYVAPALPEFLATHPDVSVDLHLSDEVIDLVGGGFDCALRIAALADSSLTARKLRPVARALVASPSYLDQRGRPTHPDDLARHACLGYAYMPSPDTWRFSNAAGEEVVVHPRGPLRANNSDALTASLCAGLGLFPQPDFIYWKDVADGHLETVMTDWRLPPIALHLVAPSGGPRPARVTAFMDYLAAKFSGPLWPGDTVGR; encoded by the coding sequence ATGTCCCGCCTGCCCGATCTGGAAGCACTGGCCATCTTCGCCAAGGTCGCCGACAGCCAGTCCTTCTCCGGTGCCGCCGAGACGCTGGGCCTGTCCAAGGCGACCGTGTCCAAGGCGGTCACGCGGCTGGAACAGCAGCTGAAGACCACATTGCTCCACCGCACCTCACGGCGCTTCGCCCTGACCGATGCAGGCCGAACCCTGGCCGCCCGCGCCGCCCACATGCTGGCCGAGGCCGAGGGTGCTGTGTCGGAGGCTCTGGATATGTCCGTCACGCCGCGCGGCTTGGTGCGACTGGCGGCGCCCATGTCGTTCGGCATGGCCTATGTGGCCCCGGCCCTGCCCGAGTTCCTCGCCACTCACCCGGACGTGTCGGTCGATCTGCACCTGTCGGACGAGGTCATCGATCTGGTCGGCGGCGGCTTCGATTGCGCGCTGAGGATCGCCGCCCTGGCCGATTCCTCGCTGACGGCGCGCAAGCTGCGGCCTGTGGCCCGCGCCCTGGTGGCCTCGCCGTCCTATCTGGATCAGCGGGGTCGCCCCACCCATCCCGACGATCTGGCCCGTCATGCCTGTCTCGGCTACGCCTACATGCCCAGCCCGGACACCTGGCGGTTCAGCAATGCGGCGGGCGAAGAAGTGGTCGTGCATCCGCGCGGGCCGCTGCGGGCCAACAACTCCGACGCCCTGACGGCGTCGTTGTGCGCGGGTCTGGGGCTCTTTCCCCAGCCGGACTTCATCTACTGGAAGGACGTCGCCGACGGCCATCTCGAGACGGTGATGACCGACTGGCGGCTGCCGCCCATCGCCCTGCATCTGGTGGCGCCCAGCGGCGGACCGCGTCCGGCCAGGGTCACGGCTTTCATGGACTATCTGGCGGCGAAATTCAGCGGACCGCTGTGGCCGGGCGATACGGTGGGGCGGTAA
- a CDS encoding pirin family protein produces MIERRPFESLGGANHGWLNAKHHFSFANYYDPKRMSWGNLRVWNDDEIAAGTGFPPHPHADMEIITYVRDGAITHEDSLGNKGRTVAGDVQVMSAGTGIRHAEYNAEPDLTRIFQIWIEPTRRGDAPSWGTKPFPKGERSGQFVVLASGFEGDTLESGGDALPIRTDARIVAATLKAGDSADYPLGGARRAYLVPAKGEVEVNGVRLNARDGAAIAQEDVVTVKALSDAEVVLVDAA; encoded by the coding sequence ATGATCGAGCGCAGACCATTTGAATCCCTCGGCGGCGCCAACCATGGCTGGCTGAACGCCAAACACCATTTCTCCTTCGCCAACTACTATGATCCCAAGCGGATGAGCTGGGGCAATCTGCGGGTCTGGAACGACGACGAGATCGCCGCCGGCACGGGCTTCCCGCCGCATCCCCACGCCGACATGGAAATCATCACCTATGTCCGCGACGGGGCCATCACCCACGAGGACAGTCTGGGCAACAAGGGCCGAACGGTCGCGGGCGATGTGCAGGTGATGAGCGCTGGAACCGGCATACGGCACGCCGAATACAACGCCGAGCCGGACCTGACACGGATCTTCCAGATCTGGATCGAGCCGACCCGTCGCGGCGACGCGCCGAGTTGGGGCACCAAGCCCTTCCCCAAGGGCGAGCGGTCAGGTCAGTTCGTGGTCCTGGCGTCGGGCTTTGAGGGCGATACGCTTGAAAGCGGTGGGGACGCCCTGCCGATCCGCACCGATGCGCGGATCGTGGCGGCGACGCTGAAGGCGGGCGACAGCGCCGACTATCCGCTGGGCGGCGCGCGGCGGGCCTATCTGGTCCCGGCGAAGGGCGAGGTCGAGGTCAATGGCGTCCGACTGAACGCCCGTGACGGCGCGGCCATCGCCCAGGAGGATGTCGTGACGGTCAAGGCGCTGTCCGACGCCGAGGTCGTGCTGGTGGACGCCGCCTGA
- a CDS encoding DUF423 domain-containing protein has translation MTVSRNLIVFAALNGALAVALGAFAAHGAGPQIKTLLTTGAQYQIVHAVFAFACAQWTGGGGMARLAGWLGSIGGLIFCLALAAIAFLGVPAFGAVAPIGGLLMIAGWLCLAFAALRSRP, from the coding sequence ATGACAGTGAGTCGCAACCTGATCGTTTTCGCCGCCCTGAATGGAGCCCTGGCCGTGGCGCTGGGCGCCTTCGCCGCGCATGGCGCCGGGCCGCAGATCAAGACCCTGCTGACCACCGGCGCACAGTATCAGATCGTCCACGCCGTCTTCGCCTTCGCCTGCGCCCAATGGACAGGGGGCGGTGGGATGGCGCGGCTTGCGGGCTGGCTCGGATCGATCGGCGGCCTGATCTTCTGCCTCGCCCTGGCGGCGATCGCCTTTCTTGGCGTGCCGGCGTTCGGCGCCGTGGCCCCGATCGGCGGCCTGTTGATGATCGCCGGCTGGCTCTGCCTGGCCTTTGCGGCCTTGCGTTCTCGCCCCTGA
- a CDS encoding DNA polymerase III subunit chi — protein MSDKPEIWFYHLERSSLDQVLPTLLEKTIERGWRAIIKSSHSHRLDEVDETLWTFRDDSFLPHGRADQPHAERQPVLLSETGENLNGAQALFIVDDAELGGTEGFERCFIIFDGRDEPALQHARGRWKALKGQGANLAYWRQTDEGRWEKAA, from the coding sequence GTGAGCGACAAGCCCGAAATCTGGTTCTATCACCTGGAGCGTTCATCGCTGGATCAGGTGCTGCCAACTCTGCTCGAAAAGACGATCGAGCGGGGTTGGCGGGCCATTATCAAATCGTCGCATTCGCATCGTCTGGACGAGGTCGACGAGACGCTGTGGACGTTTCGCGATGACAGTTTTTTGCCGCACGGCCGGGCCGACCAGCCCCATGCCGAGCGCCAGCCTGTGCTGTTGAGCGAGACGGGCGAGAACCTGAACGGCGCTCAGGCGCTGTTCATAGTCGACGACGCAGAACTGGGCGGGACGGAAGGGTTCGAACGATGCTTCATTATTTTCGACGGTCGCGACGAGCCGGCTTTGCAACACGCGCGGGGACGTTGGAAGGCGCTGAAGGGGCAAGGCGCGAACCTGGCCTATTGGCGTCAAACGGACGAAGGGCGCTGGGAAAAGGCGGCCTGA
- a CDS encoding DoxX family protein — protein sequence MFNQANGWSSRALAALRIVAGLLFLAHGVIKVFGFPAGAEPGQQELLSLFGIGGVIELITGLLLILGLFTRPAAFIASGQMAVAYWMFHFPSSPYPAVNGGDAAILYCFIFLYIFTAGPGAWSIDNRTAKRF from the coding sequence ATGTTCAATCAAGCGAATGGCTGGTCTTCCCGCGCCCTGGCGGCGCTCAGGATCGTCGCCGGTCTGTTGTTCCTGGCGCATGGCGTCATCAAGGTCTTCGGCTTTCCGGCCGGGGCCGAACCCGGTCAGCAGGAGCTGCTGTCGTTGTTCGGCATCGGCGGCGTGATCGAACTGATCACGGGCCTGTTGCTGATCCTTGGCCTGTTCACGCGTCCGGCCGCCTTCATCGCCTCGGGCCAGATGGCGGTCGCCTACTGGATGTTCCACTTCCCCAGCAGCCCTTATCCGGCCGTGAACGGCGGCGACGCGGCCATCCTGTATTGCTTCATTTTTCTGTACATCTTCACCGCCGGTCCGGGCGCGTGGAGCATCGACAATCGAACCGCAAAACGGTTCTGA